A portion of the Eulemur rufifrons isolate Redbay chromosome 30, OSU_ERuf_1, whole genome shotgun sequence genome contains these proteins:
- the LOC138378061 gene encoding small integral membrane protein 10-like protein 2A: MGGNIRPMAAVAVSSLAVRLSRSTATRGSYRAFCKGLTRTLLIFFDLAWRLRMNFPYFYIVASVMLNVRLQVHI, encoded by the coding sequence ATGGGAGGCAACATAAGGCCCATGGCGGCGGTGGCCGTGTCCAGTCTGGCGGTGCGGCTGTCGCGCTCAACCGCGACCCGCGGCTCGTACCGCGCCTTCTGCAAGGGGCTCACGCGCACGCTGCTCATCTTCTTCGACCTGGCCTGGCGGCTGCGCATGAACTTCCCCTACTTCTACATCGTGGCCTCGGTGATGCTCAACGTCCGCCTGCAGGTACATATTTAG